CTCCATAATCTGTCAGTGCCTGATATAGGTTGACCATATTTTATCATTAAAAAACATAAAAATGGCAACAATTAGAAGGCAATTTAAAATGAGCATTGAGCAGCGTATGGCGAGGCATTTTTCAGAAAGTTTCAAACGATCGAAGGTTCTCGAGATAGAGCAAGGCAGGAGCAAAGTCAGTGAAATTTGTAAGGAATACGAGGTTAGCCCTACCAATGTATACAAATGGATGAGTAAATTTGGTGCAGCTAAAAGCCAAATTCGCATGATTGTTGAAACAAATTCCGACACTAAAAAAATAATAGAACTTAAGCAAAAAGTTGCAGAATTGGAACGAGTAATTGGTCAAAAACAGATCCTAATTGACTTTCAAACTAAGATGATTGAATTAGCAGAAGAAGCATACAAGATTGATATTAAAAAAAAATATTCTTCAGCACAATCTGCTACTTCAGACAGGAGCGAAAGCGATATCCATTCTCATTAAATAAGTTGTACAGAGTAATGAATATCAGCAAACAATCTGTTCATCAAAGAATAGAAAGGAATCACCAGGATCTAGAAATAGAAGCACAACTTCTGTGGCTCATACACCAAATTCGTGAAGATCACCCTACGATGGGAGTGCGTGATCTGTTTTATAAAATTCGGCCAGAATCCATGGGCAGGGACCGTTTTGAAGCCTTTTGTAAAGAAAATAGTTTGATGTCCCTTAAGAAAGTATTTAGGCCAAGAACAACAGACAACACAGGGGTTATACGATTTGACAATTTGCTTATAGATCTCCAAATCAATCGAGTTGATCAAGTCTGGCAAAGCGACATAACCTATTTTGAATTAAACAATAGGTTTTATTATTTAACTTTTATCCTTGATGCTTATTCTAGACGAATTGTTGGGCATAACGTGTCGGATAATTTAACGACCATTTGTACCACAATGCCAGCCTTAAAAATGGCTATAAAGTTGCGAGCCAAACAAAAGATGAGCGAATTAATATTCCATTCCGATGGTGGTGGACAATACTATGCAAAATCCTTTTAGAGCTTACCGCAAAATATGAAATCAGAAACAGTATGTGTGAATATGCTTGGGAAAATGGTAAAGCTGAAAGGATTAATGGAATCATAAAGAATAACTATTTGATACACAGGGATATTAAAAATTATCATCAATTGACTATAGAGGTTGACCGAAGTGTACAACTTTATAACTTAGAAAAACCTCATAAAGAGTTACAAAGATTAAGTCCTGTTGAATTTGAAAATTTGGATATAACTTTACAATTGCAAAAACACCGAGGATGAAAGAGTCATTTGATGCAAATAACAAAATATATGGGGTATCGAACCCCATATATTTTGAGCAAAAACACCTCAGAATCTTGATGTATTCTCTGCAAATAATTCGAGTAAAAAGTTACACAAAACGGTCAACCCTATTTAGGCATTGACAATCAATACTCTATAATCTATACTCCATAATCTATACTCTAGTATTCTTCGTGGTCCTTTGTGTCTTTGTGCCTTCGTGGCCTAAAAAGCCCAAAGCTGAAAGCAAAAAGGGAAAAGGGAAAAGGGAAAAGGTAGAAGGGAAAAAGAAGAAGGAAGTATGTTTGTGAGAAGGCTTTTAGGCTTTTAGGCTTTCCCGACATAAATAAACTTCTTATTTGCAATAACTTTATAATGTCGGGAGGCTTTTAGGCTTCAACACAAACTAACGAATGTTAGTTCAATAAATATCACTTTTTTCAAATTATTTTTCCGATCTTTCCTAGTTCAAAAAGACTGCTTTGAGCTATCTAATTGTCAGAAGCAGAATTTACAGAATTTAAGAATTTGCAAAATGAGATCACAAAATTGCCCAACTATAAGCCGTAAATTGTAAACTGCAGACTTCTTCATGCCTGCTCTGCCTAGTCTTCATCCCGCTTTTTAAATGTAAAATGGACACCGCAAATTTTTTCAAAGCGGGATACGCTGGGGTGATGGGAAAACTCCGTTTTCCACACGGATGATGAATTGGAGAAGGTTTCGCTTGGTGATCGCAAAGCCAGAAATATACATACAACCAACAACTAACATCTAGCAATTCTTGACAACAGCAAGTTCTTGTTAATTTGAATCCTCTTCATGACGGTACATCAATCATCTATAATCTATAATCCATCATCTCCCGACATCAGCAAATTATAGTAAGAAGAAGCTTCTTCATGTCGGGACATCTAGCATCTATCAACTAAAATCTATCAACTAACACCTATCAACTCCCTCGGCACACTTAAATAATACTTCTCCTCAACATTACATAAATGATCCAGTTTTAAACAATCGGACGCATTGTAAATGCTACCCTGCTTTGTTCGGATTTGAATTTCAGAATGCTTGGTTTCATAAGCCAAAAATTCCATTTTACTTAAATGGACCATTTGTTCTGCTTCAGCTGAACTGCAATTAAATTGTTTTATACAATTGGAGCGTAGTTCTGCGACATAAGCATCGTCAAATGGAATTTTTTGCATATGAATTTTAAAAAAATTGCGCTGCAATAAACCTTTCGCCAAATAAGATGTCAATGCATCATTCGAACTCCCGCAGCATTTTAAAAACATTTCGATATCTGAGTCATCTATTTTCTGGAATTGCATGAGGAGTTCTGATCGATCTAAGGACTCTGGTGTTTCCACTTGCAGACTGATAAAATAATCTAAAGCCGGAGAAGCAAAGTCGTGTCGGCCAAGTTTTTTACATCTTGCTAAAAGCAACTCCAACATCTGTTCAGCAACCAATGAAGTCTTGTGCATATAGACCTGCCAATACATCAATCTGCGGGCAGCGAGATAATTCTCAATAGACAGTCCGGCCTTTTCTTCAAATACCAGCCGGTTATCAACCACATCCATCATGGTAAGTAATCGGTGGTATCCAATCGTGCCTTCCACGACCCCACTATAAAAGCTGTCGCGATTCAGATAATCCATGCGGTCCACATCCAATTGGCCGGCCACCAATTCGCATAAAAACTTTTTGGGATGGTTTCCTTTGAAAATTTCAATCACCAGATCAAGACTCCCATTCAATTCCCGATTGAGCGCATCCATGATCATCAGGGTCAATTGTTCGTGCTCGAGTGGAACCAAGCTATTCTCTAAAACATGTGAAAACGGACCATGCCCCACATCATGCAGCAATGCAGCGATCTGGGCAGCCTGAGCTTCCTCCTTTTGAATGGCCACACCTTTTTGTCTCAGGACATCTATGGCTTGCGACATCAGATGAAAAACGCCTACTGCGTGGTGAAATCTACTATGCACGGCTCCGGGATATACATAGTAACTCAAGCCTAGTTGTTTGATTCTGCGAAGGCGTTGAAACCAGGCATGATCCATTAGGCTAAGGATGAGGCCCTTAGGAATCATGACAAATCCATAAATCGGGTCATTGAGTATTTTAATTCCAGGCATGTTGCGTTTAGAATACTATAATTTTGCCCTCAGGCGTTTCCAATTGACAATGCGCCAAAAATATGGATAAAATCAAGATTCTCTGGGCTGATGATGAAATAGATTTATTAAAACCTCAATTGTTTTTTTTAGAAAAGAAAGGGCATGAGGTAGAAACCTGCACAAACGGCTATGATGCTTTGGATAAACTTGACAAAAATCCATACGTCTATGATTTGGTATTTTTAGATGAAAGCATGCCCGGTATAACAGGTCTTGAAACATTGGCTAAAATGAGGGAAAAGGGAATCATGATTCCCACGGTCATGGTTACTAAAAACGAAGCCGAAAATATCATGGATGATGCTATCGGTTCAGAAATTGCAGATTATCTGATCAAACCGGTCAATCCCAACCAAATTATCCTTACGATCAAAAAACTCATCGATAACAAACGCCTCGTTAGTGAAAAAACGAGCATGAATTATCAAATAGCATTTAGGGATCTGTTTATGGAGATCAACAGCAATCCAGACTACTTAAAATGGGTAGACATTTACAAAAAAATCATTCAATGGGAAATTCGCTTCGATCAAAACAGCTCGCCCGACATGCAAGAAATTCTGGGCAATCAAAAAAATGAAGCAAACAGTGAATTTTGCAAATACATCGTTCAGAATTATTTAAACTGGATGGGTTCTGATAAGATTCCACAGCCGATTTGGTCTCACCAGTTAATGTCGAAAAAAGTATTCCCACATCTAAAAGATGATCTTCCAACATTTTTTCTGCTATTAGACAATCTTCGATTGGACCAATGGAAAATCATTGAACCGATTATCACAGAATTATTTGCTATCGAAGAAGAAGACACTTTCTATTCGATATTACCCACAACGACCCAATACAGCAGAAATGCCATTTTCGCAGGCATGTTGCCGGCTGAAATAGAATCCTTTTATCCAGATTGGTGGCTTAATGACAATGAAGAAGGTGGAAAAAATTTAAAAGAACCAGATTTATTGGCAGCATTGCTTAAACGCACTTTTAGAAAAGAGATGAAAAGCGATTATGTAAAAGTGGTTAATGCCAATCAGGGCAAGGCTCTGGTCGACAATATTCACAATTACCTTGTCAATAATTTTACGGTAATCGTTTACAATTTCATTGACATGTTATCACATGCGCGCACAGAAATGGAGGTACTCAAAGAACTCGCTTCCGATGAAAAAGCATATCGCTCTTTAACGAGGAGTTGGTTTTTGCATTCACCGCTGTGGGCTGCGTTGCAAAAAATTAAAGGAAATAAAATACAACTCATCATTGCAACGGATCATGGGACGATCCGGGTAAAAAATCCTTCAAAAGTTGCCGCAGATCGCGATACTACCACTAATCTCAGGTATAAAGTTGGTAAGAATCTCAACTACGAAAAGAAAGATGTACTTGAGATCAAAGATCCGCCTAAAGTGGGGTTACCAAGACCCAATGTCTCTTCAGTATTTATATTCGCTCGTCACGACAATTATTTCCTCTATCCCAACAACTACAACTATTACATGAATTATTACAAAAACAC
The genomic region above belongs to Saprospiraceae bacterium and contains:
- a CDS encoding bifunctional response regulator/alkaline phosphatase family protein, which translates into the protein MDKIKILWADDEIDLLKPQLFFLEKKGHEVETCTNGYDALDKLDKNPYVYDLVFLDESMPGITGLETLAKMREKGIMIPTVMVTKNEAENIMDDAIGSEIADYLIKPVNPNQIILTIKKLIDNKRLVSEKTSMNYQIAFRDLFMEINSNPDYLKWVDIYKKIIQWEIRFDQNSSPDMQEILGNQKNEANSEFCKYIVQNYLNWMGSDKIPQPIWSHQLMSKKVFPHLKDDLPTFFLLLDNLRLDQWKIIEPIITELFAIEEEDTFYSILPTTTQYSRNAIFAGMLPAEIESFYPDWWLNDNEEGGKNLKEPDLLAALLKRTFRKEMKSDYVKVVNANQGKALVDNIHNYLVNNFTVIVYNFIDMLSHARTEMEVLKELASDEKAYRSLTRSWFLHSPLWAALQKIKGNKIQLIIATDHGTIRVKNPSKVAADRDTTTNLRYKVGKNLNYEKKDVLEIKDPPKVGLPRPNVSSVFIFARHDNYFLYPNNYNYYMNYYKNTFQHGGVSLEEMICPVVRLVSR
- a CDS encoding transposase; this encodes MATIRRQFKMSIEQRMARHFSESFKRSKVLEIEQGRSKVSEICKEYEVSPTNVYKWMSKFGAAKSQIRMIVETNSDTKKIIELKQKVAELERVIGQKQILIDFQTKMIELAEEAYKIDIKKKYSSAQSATSDRSESDIHSH
- a CDS encoding DDE-type integrase/transposase/recombinase codes for the protein MNISKQSVHQRIERNHQDLEIEAQLLWLIHQIREDHPTMGVRDLFYKIRPESMGRDRFEAFCKENSLMSLKKVFRPRTTDNTGVIRFDNLLIDLQINRVDQVWQSDITYFELNNRFYYLTFILDAYSRRIVGHNVSDNLTTICTTMPALKMAIKLRAKQKMSELIFHSDGGGQYYAKSF
- a CDS encoding HD domain-containing protein, with amino-acid sequence MPGIKILNDPIYGFVMIPKGLILSLMDHAWFQRLRRIKQLGLSYYVYPGAVHSRFHHAVGVFHLMSQAIDVLRQKGVAIQKEEAQAAQIAALLHDVGHGPFSHVLENSLVPLEHEQLTLMIMDALNRELNGSLDLVIEIFKGNHPKKFLCELVAGQLDVDRMDYLNRDSFYSGVVEGTIGYHRLLTMMDVVDNRLVFEEKAGLSIENYLAARRLMYWQVYMHKTSLVAEQMLELLLARCKKLGRHDFASPALDYFISLQVETPESLDRSELLMQFQKIDDSDIEMFLKCCGSSNDALTSYLAKGLLQRNFFKIHMQKIPFDDAYVAELRSNCIKQFNCSSAEAEQMVHLSKMEFLAYETKHSEIQIRTKQGSIYNASDCLKLDHLCNVEEKYYLSVPRELIGVS
- a CDS encoding transposase gives rise to the protein MCEYAWENGKAERINGIIKNNYLIHRDIKNYHQLTIEVDRSVQLYNLEKPHKELQRLSPVEFENLDITLQLQKHRG